A stretch of the Cytobacillus luteolus genome encodes the following:
- a CDS encoding DUF4395 domain-containing protein, with translation MNQSIRSIPRPLVRANQWFIVLSVILTWITGQEWILAIPLLFGLSGLLFNINPVITIGKLFLKKDMSEYIPEDYAQQQFNQVISVICLAFGLVGYLTGYVLLATIFTTMVALAAFIAIVGFCVGCFIRYQWLQFRHKKSIQ, from the coding sequence ATGAATCAGTCTATCCGTTCTATTCCGCGACCTTTAGTTAGAGCAAATCAATGGTTTATTGTGCTTAGTGTGATATTAACCTGGATTACAGGTCAAGAGTGGATACTTGCAATACCATTACTTTTTGGGTTATCTGGTCTTCTTTTTAATATTAACCCTGTAATTACCATAGGTAAATTATTCCTAAAGAAAGATATGTCAGAGTATATTCCAGAAGATTATGCTCAACAACAATTCAACCAAGTCATATCTGTTATCTGTCTAGCCTTCGGATTAGTAGGTTATTTAACCGGATATGTATTATTAGCGACGATATTTACTACTATGGTTGCACTGGCGGCCTTTATTGCGATAGTAGGATTCTGTGTGGGTTGTTTTATACGGTACCAATGGTTACAGTTCCGCCACAAGAAAAGTATACAATGA
- a CDS encoding MFS transporter gives MKSLYKDSRLHKVLAANILSSIGSGITMVAIPWLLIAEKNGDVLFGYASIAVTVIMLLVTPYIGMMIDRSSRKKLLLVGEIIGFGMVGLFAIWGLVGYSYETWHLLIIFGSSSLYYTLFYPTLFAFNQEIFEKNQYKELNGVMEVQGQLSTVLSGGIASLLVTKIDLKWILLVDSLTFLGAFLLLLSIPYSRAKYEQVSQTFVTKMLGGYHYMRKQPVLFWFLLASFMPFIGIMVTNYVFPIYVEEILKADASVFGAHSMIYGIGAVLAGIFIPILLSKIDTRLSIVLTVTLFTVAMTMFIFFPYIPIFYLLTVFIAFGNAGTRVARNSLMMDSIPNEKIGRVDSLYRVIGYGMRIVLLSVFTSAVSGANVMLPFGLLSVVLIISSLVIILSLKINVHKNDYVKDGAL, from the coding sequence ATGAAAAGCCTTTATAAAGATTCCCGTTTGCATAAGGTTCTGGCAGCCAATATCTTATCTTCAATAGGGTCTGGAATTACAATGGTAGCAATTCCGTGGCTTTTAATTGCTGAAAAAAATGGTGATGTATTATTTGGCTATGCTTCCATTGCTGTAACTGTGATTATGTTGTTGGTAACACCCTATATCGGAATGATGATTGATCGTTCTTCTCGCAAAAAACTACTTCTAGTAGGCGAGATTATTGGTTTTGGAATGGTAGGATTATTTGCAATTTGGGGGTTAGTAGGCTATAGCTATGAAACCTGGCACTTGCTCATTATTTTTGGAAGTAGTTCTTTATATTACACGTTGTTTTACCCAACCCTGTTTGCTTTCAATCAGGAGATATTTGAAAAAAATCAATATAAGGAACTTAACGGCGTCATGGAAGTACAAGGTCAGCTTTCAACCGTTTTATCTGGGGGGATTGCAAGCCTATTGGTGACCAAAATTGATTTGAAGTGGATCCTTCTTGTGGACTCACTAACCTTTCTAGGAGCATTTTTACTACTCTTGTCCATTCCTTATTCGAGAGCAAAATATGAACAAGTAAGTCAAACCTTTGTGACAAAAATGCTTGGTGGCTACCATTACATGAGAAAGCAACCTGTCCTCTTTTGGTTCCTTCTAGCATCCTTTATGCCTTTTATCGGAATCATGGTAACAAATTATGTTTTCCCTATTTATGTTGAAGAAATATTAAAAGCGGATGCAAGTGTATTTGGAGCGCATAGTATGATTTATGGGATTGGGGCAGTACTTGCGGGGATTTTTATCCCCATCTTATTATCAAAAATAGACACTCGGCTTTCCATTGTACTAACGGTTACTCTTTTTACGGTGGCAATGACGATGTTTATCTTTTTTCCTTATATTCCTATTTTTTACCTATTAACAGTATTCATTGCATTTGGAAATGCTGGAACAAGGGTTGCACGTAATTCCTTAATGATGGATAGTATTCCTAATGAAAAAATTGGTCGTGTGGATAGTCTTTATAGAGTTATTGGATATGGAATGAGAATTGTTCTATTAAGTGTTTTTACAAGCGCGGTTTCAGGGGCAAATGTCATGCTACCATTTGGTTTATTAAGTGTAGTATTAATCATTTCTTCCCTAGTTATTATCTTAAGTTTAAAAATAAATGTTCATAAAAATGATTATGTAAAGGATGGGGCATTATAA
- a CDS encoding catalase, which yields MNEQNEHNQSEDILTNRQGHPVTDNQNVRTVGNRGPTTLENYDFLEKISHFDRERIPERVVHARGAGAHGYFESYGTVNGEPISNYTRAKVFTNTEVQTPVFVRFSTVVHGGHSPETLRDPRGFAVKFYTEDGNWDLVGNNLKIFFIRDPLKFPDMVHSFKPDPVTNLSDPERMFDFLCQTPESAHMVTFLFSPWGIPANYREMQGSGVHAYKWVNEEGKGVLVKYHWEPVQGIKNLAQKDADKLQSMNFNHATQDLYEAIEKGDYPEWELYVQIMEDGEHPELDFDPLDPTKLWYKDQYPWHKVGKMVLNKNPENYFAEVEQVAFGTGVLVDGLDFSDDKLLQGRTFSYSDTQRYRVGSNYLQLPINKPKKHVATNQSGGQMDYRTDFGKDQNPHVNYEPSLIGGLKEAKNPGKEHEPYVEGNLKREKISRENNFGQAGETYRRFNDWERDELISNLVGALSVCRKEIQDRMVDIFTQCDEEYGRRVAEGLKMAGNNSENKMDEAVKQAEEMGHPSDPY from the coding sequence ATGAATGAGCAAAATGAACACAACCAATCAGAAGATATTTTAACTAACCGTCAAGGCCATCCAGTAACTGATAATCAAAATGTAAGAACTGTTGGGAATCGTGGTCCTACTACTTTAGAGAACTATGATTTTCTTGAAAAAATCAGCCATTTTGACCGTGAAAGAATTCCTGAACGTGTAGTACATGCTCGTGGAGCCGGAGCACATGGCTATTTTGAATCTTACGGAACAGTTAACGGGGAACCTATTTCTAACTATACAAGAGCGAAAGTATTTACTAATACAGAAGTACAAACTCCAGTATTTGTACGTTTTTCAACCGTTGTACATGGAGGACATTCACCAGAAACATTACGTGACCCCAGAGGATTTGCCGTTAAGTTTTATACTGAAGACGGAAACTGGGATTTAGTTGGAAATAACTTGAAGATATTCTTTATCCGTGATCCATTAAAGTTTCCGGATATGGTTCATTCATTTAAGCCGGACCCAGTTACGAACCTATCAGATCCAGAAAGAATGTTTGACTTTTTGTGCCAAACACCAGAATCTGCCCATATGGTTACTTTCTTATTTTCACCATGGGGTATTCCTGCTAATTATCGAGAAATGCAAGGTTCGGGAGTACATGCTTATAAATGGGTCAATGAAGAAGGAAAAGGAGTCCTTGTAAAATATCATTGGGAACCTGTTCAAGGTATTAAAAATCTAGCCCAAAAAGATGCAGATAAATTGCAAAGTATGAACTTTAATCATGCCACTCAGGATTTATATGAGGCAATTGAAAAAGGAGACTATCCTGAATGGGAGCTTTATGTTCAAATCATGGAGGATGGCGAACATCCTGAACTGGACTTTGATCCACTTGACCCAACTAAGCTATGGTATAAAGATCAATATCCATGGCATAAAGTTGGAAAAATGGTCTTAAATAAAAACCCTGAGAACTACTTTGCAGAAGTAGAGCAGGTTGCTTTCGGTACGGGTGTACTTGTTGACGGACTGGATTTCTCTGATGATAAACTACTTCAAGGAAGAACATTCTCCTATTCAGATACACAGCGTTACCGTGTCGGTTCTAACTACTTACAATTGCCGATTAACAAACCGAAAAAACATGTGGCAACAAATCAGTCCGGTGGTCAGATGGATTATCGTACAGACTTTGGAAAAGATCAGAACCCGCATGTTAATTATGAGCCATCTCTTATCGGGGGACTGAAAGAAGCTAAGAATCCAGGAAAAGAGCATGAGCCATATGTAGAAGGCAATTTAAAAAGAGAGAAGATATCGCGTGAAAACAATTTCGGACAAGCTGGTGAAACATACAGAAGATTTAACGATTGGGAGCGTGACGAACTCATCTCGAATCTTGTAGGTGCACTATCTGTTTGTCGTAAAGAAATTCAAGATCGTATGGTAGATATATTCACTCAGTGCGACGAAGAATATGGTAGAAGAGTTGCAGAAGGTTTGAAAATGGCAGGAAATAATTCAGAGAATAAAATGGATGAGGCAGTTAAACAAGCTGAAGAAATGGGACACCCTTCAGATCCATATTAA
- a CDS encoding response regulator, translated as MSIRVLIADDHHVVRRGLLFFLKTQKEIEIVGEATNGKEAVELVEQLKPDVVLMDLVMPEMDGIEATKRIKEKHPDIHILILTSFSDQDHVIPAIQAGATGYQLKDIEPDELVKAIKAVYNGDSQLHPKVTTHVMTHLLKGDKKETNLLDELTKREREVLAEIAKGKSNKEIASSLVITEKTVKTHVSNILSKLELADRTQAALYAVKHGIE; from the coding sequence ATGTCAATAAGAGTGTTAATTGCAGATGACCACCATGTCGTTCGTCGAGGCTTGCTTTTTTTCTTAAAAACCCAAAAGGAAATAGAGATTGTTGGAGAAGCAACAAACGGCAAAGAGGCTGTTGAGTTAGTTGAACAATTAAAGCCTGATGTTGTATTAATGGATCTAGTTATGCCTGAAATGGACGGAATAGAAGCGACAAAAAGGATAAAGGAAAAGCATCCTGATATCCATATCTTAATTCTAACAAGCTTTTCAGATCAGGACCATGTTATCCCGGCCATTCAAGCTGGAGCAACAGGTTATCAGCTTAAGGATATTGAGCCTGATGAACTTGTTAAGGCAATAAAGGCTGTCTATAACGGAGACAGCCAGTTACATCCTAAGGTAACAACCCATGTTATGACTCATCTGTTAAAGGGAGATAAAAAGGAAACGAATCTTCTTGATGAACTAACTAAAAGGGAAAGGGAAGTTCTAGCTGAGATTGCAAAAGGAAAAAGTAATAAAGAAATTGCTTCGAGCCTTGTTATTACTGAAAAAACGGTTAAAACCCATGTTTCCAATATACTTTCAAAGCTTGAACTAGCGGACAGAACACAGGCTGCACTTTACGCTGTAAAGCATGGAATCGAATAG
- a CDS encoding sulfite exporter TauE/SafE family protein, giving the protein MYELINQIGYLISQPFNNLARSFETVPILFAFLLGIVGSMVPCQLTANVGAMTLYGNKSFQKGLAWADVLLFTLGKITVFSGLGLLVWLLGREFQSELTVYFPWFKKIIGPLFILVGFYMLGLIKLNGSISLFDRSKRLLQKGKSGSFFLGASFSLGFCPTMFVLFFITLMPVVLSTSYGMVLPSLFAIGTTLPLLLVMGLIWYFGASGLVLRKSRKVGANLQRIAGILLIIIGLFDTITYWTI; this is encoded by the coding sequence ATGTATGAGCTAATCAATCAGATTGGATACCTGATTTCGCAACCATTTAACAACTTAGCTAGAAGCTTTGAAACAGTTCCGATTTTATTTGCATTTTTACTCGGCATTGTTGGCTCAATGGTACCCTGTCAGCTTACAGCTAATGTTGGGGCCATGACTCTTTATGGAAATAAGTCCTTTCAAAAGGGACTTGCCTGGGCAGATGTTCTGCTATTTACATTAGGAAAAATAACAGTATTCAGTGGTTTGGGTCTCTTGGTATGGTTGTTAGGTAGGGAGTTTCAGTCAGAATTAACGGTTTATTTTCCTTGGTTTAAAAAAATAATAGGACCTTTATTTATCCTAGTTGGTTTTTATATGCTGGGACTTATCAAACTAAATGGGTCTATCTCACTTTTTGACCGGTCTAAAAGACTATTGCAAAAAGGAAAGTCAGGATCTTTTTTTCTTGGGGCTAGTTTTTCCCTAGGATTTTGCCCGACGATGTTTGTATTGTTTTTTATAACACTAATGCCAGTTGTTCTTTCTACCTCATATGGGATGGTTTTGCCAAGCTTGTTTGCTATCGGAACTACATTACCTTTATTGCTCGTCATGGGGTTAATCTGGTACTTCGGAGCGAGTGGATTGGTTTTAAGAAAAAGTAGAAAAGTCGGGGCTAACTTACAAAGAATAGCTGGTATTCTTTTAATCATTATCGGTCTGTTTGACACTATTACGTACTGGACGATTTAG
- a CDS encoding YhdB family protein has protein sequence MNIVDYDKALYYTHRSQWDNLLILMVRTNDDFLSKKIEHFLHAYNFEKDYSVIEKHLYSLLRYIDHASEFKEVDQEITALM, from the coding sequence TTGAATATAGTTGATTATGACAAGGCACTATATTACACACACCGTTCACAGTGGGATAACTTGCTTATTCTCATGGTTAGAACCAATGACGATTTTCTATCAAAGAAAATTGAACATTTCTTACATGCCTATAATTTTGAAAAAGACTATTCGGTGATTGAAAAACACCTATATTCTTTACTACGATACATTGATCATGCTTCAGAATTTAAAGAAGTCGATCAAGAAATAACTGCATTAATGTAA
- a CDS encoding SpoVR family protein has translation MRLEDRKQLEYAIDEITEIAKGFGLDFYPMRYEICPADIIYTFGAYGMPTRFSHWSFGKQFYKMKLQYDLGLSKIYELVINSDPCYAFLLDTNSLIQNKLIVAHVLAHCDFFKNNCRFGNTKRDMVESMSATAERISHYERIHGKREVETFLDAVLAIQEHIDPSLMRPKLPWSLDDLEEEEEYTPAATDYDDLWSLDQRNKPKPIMKKKKKKFPPNPEKDILLFIEEHSRDLEEWQRDILTMMREEMLYFWPQLETKIMNEGWASYWHQRIVRELDLTSSEAIEFAKLNAGVVQPSKTSINPYYLGLKIFEDIEERYNNPTKEMLERGVKPGSGREKMFEVREIESDISFIRNYLTKDLVLREDMYLFQKQGRDYKVVDKEWEQVRDQLVSMRVNGGFPYITVNDGDYLKSGEMYLKHWYEGIELDLKYLEKVMPYIHQLWGRPVHMESVIEGKNVVFTYDGKTVHRKYI, from the coding sequence GTGAGACTGGAAGACCGAAAGCAGCTTGAGTATGCCATTGATGAAATTACGGAAATCGCAAAAGGTTTTGGTCTTGACTTCTATCCGATGAGATATGAAATTTGCCCTGCTGATATTATCTACACATTTGGTGCCTATGGAATGCCGACACGCTTTTCACATTGGAGCTTTGGGAAGCAATTTTATAAAATGAAACTCCAATATGATTTAGGATTAAGTAAAATTTACGAACTTGTGATTAACTCAGATCCATGTTACGCATTTTTATTAGATACAAATTCTTTGATTCAGAATAAATTAATTGTTGCTCACGTACTTGCTCACTGTGACTTCTTTAAAAATAACTGCCGTTTTGGTAACACGAAGAGAGATATGGTAGAAAGCATGTCAGCTACAGCCGAACGGATTTCACACTATGAGCGAATACATGGTAAGCGTGAAGTCGAAACCTTTTTGGATGCAGTGCTTGCCATTCAAGAACATATTGACCCATCTCTCATGAGACCAAAGCTTCCTTGGAGTTTAGATGATCTAGAAGAGGAAGAAGAGTACACTCCGGCTGCTACTGATTATGATGACCTTTGGTCGTTAGATCAACGAAATAAACCTAAACCAATCATGAAAAAGAAAAAGAAGAAGTTCCCACCAAATCCAGAAAAGGACATCTTGTTATTTATTGAAGAGCATAGCAGAGATCTTGAGGAATGGCAACGTGATATCCTTACAATGATGCGTGAAGAAATGCTGTATTTTTGGCCACAGTTAGAGACGAAAATCATGAACGAAGGCTGGGCTTCGTATTGGCACCAACGAATCGTCCGCGAACTTGATTTAACTTCCTCAGAAGCAATCGAGTTTGCAAAACTAAACGCAGGTGTTGTTCAACCGTCAAAAACAAGCATTAACCCATATTACCTTGGACTTAAGATTTTTGAAGATATTGAAGAACGCTATAACAATCCAACAAAAGAAATGCTTGAACGAGGGGTAAAACCTGGATCAGGTCGTGAAAAAATGTTTGAAGTACGGGAAATTGAATCCGACATCTCATTTATTCGCAATTACTTAACAAAAGACCTTGTCCTTAGAGAGGATATGTACCTCTTCCAAAAACAAGGTAGGGACTATAAAGTGGTTGATAAGGAATGGGAACAAGTTCGCGATCAACTGGTAAGTATGCGTGTAAATGGGGGGTTCCCATATATCACAGTAAATGATGGAGATTACTTAAAAAGTGGCGAAATGTATTTAAAACACTGGTATGAGGGAATTGAACTAGATCTAAAATACCTTGAAAAGGTAATGCCATATATTCATCAGCTCTGGGGCAGACCTGTTCACATGGAATCGGTGATTGAAGGTAAAAACGTTGTGTTTACGTATGATGGGAAGACAGTGCATAGAAAATATATATAA
- a CDS encoding M14 family zinc carboxypeptidase: protein MSRIYLITLAFIVLYPTITFSAEIVNPQQVYTYEEMTRDLSLLKEKYPEELEVISIGSTTFGRDIPTVKLGKGSKNVLFIGSHHGREWLTTNLLMEMIEVYSEAYHTKENLFGFDTSILDNVSIWFVPMLNPDGVTIQQQGADGFPLSYKEILLEMNENDLDFKKWKANGVGIDLNRQYPAGWDEITGDSPHVSYHYYKGSRPLEAEEVRALVRFTYEIDPLIAVAYHSSGRVLYWYYNNRPHLVERDKRIAEKFSKMTGYELEDPPENAVGGGYTDWFISEFKRPAFTAEISFNVTETNPPLYVFSEEWRRNKAIGLMIASEATKIN, encoded by the coding sequence ATGAGTCGGATTTATTTGATTACTTTAGCATTTATCGTCCTTTATCCAACTATTACATTTAGCGCTGAGATTGTAAATCCTCAGCAAGTGTATACTTATGAAGAAATGACAAGGGACCTTTCTTTATTAAAAGAAAAATATCCAGAAGAGCTTGAAGTAATAAGTATTGGTAGTACAACATTTGGGCGAGACATTCCTACTGTAAAGCTTGGAAAAGGTAGTAAGAATGTACTTTTTATTGGTTCTCACCATGGCAGAGAATGGCTCACGACTAATCTTCTCATGGAGATGATAGAAGTTTATTCAGAAGCCTATCATACCAAAGAAAATCTTTTTGGGTTTGACACTTCTATTTTAGACAACGTATCTATTTGGTTCGTACCAATGTTAAATCCAGACGGAGTCACAATACAACAGCAGGGTGCAGATGGATTTCCGCTTAGTTATAAGGAAATATTACTTGAGATGAATGAAAATGATTTAGATTTTAAAAAATGGAAGGCCAATGGAGTGGGAATTGATTTAAACCGTCAATATCCTGCAGGCTGGGATGAAATTACGGGCGACTCTCCTCATGTTTCTTATCATTATTACAAGGGATCAAGACCGCTTGAGGCAGAAGAGGTTCGTGCACTCGTGAGATTTACTTACGAAATTGACCCTTTGATTGCTGTCGCTTACCATTCATCAGGAAGAGTTCTGTATTGGTATTATAATAATCGCCCTCATTTGGTTGAAAGAGACAAGCGTATTGCTGAAAAGTTTTCAAAAATGACCGGTTATGAATTAGAGGACCCACCAGAAAATGCTGTGGGTGGAGGTTATACAGATTGGTTTATTTCGGAATTTAAACGACCAGCCTTTACAGCTGAAATCAGCTTTAATGTAACCGAAACAAATCCACCTTTGTATGTATTTTCCGAAGAGTGGAGAAGAAACAAAGCGATTGGTTTAATGATTGCCTCAGAAGCTACAAAAATCAATTAA
- a CDS encoding NADPH-dependent FMN reductase, translated as MKLLIINGSPRKSGRTGIAARYISKKYNADMIDLSEGKLPMFNGESDQSEVPSVIELKEAVAKADGVILASPEYHGAMSGALKNALDFLGSDQFSHKPVALLAVAGGGKGGINALNNMRTVGRSLYANVIAKQLVLDPPNFDRDNDTLTSSTDVQVAGLLAELELYANLYKKVLA; from the coding sequence ATGAAACTTTTAATCATAAATGGATCACCAAGAAAATCAGGAAGAACAGGAATTGCTGCAAGATATATCTCTAAAAAGTACAATGCGGACATGATTGATTTAAGCGAAGGTAAATTACCTATGTTTAATGGAGAAAGTGATCAATCTGAGGTACCATCAGTTATCGAACTGAAAGAAGCCGTTGCAAAAGCAGATGGAGTGATACTAGCTTCACCTGAATATCATGGTGCAATGAGTGGAGCGTTAAAGAATGCACTGGACTTTTTAGGAAGTGATCAATTTTCGCATAAACCGGTTGCTCTTTTAGCTGTAGCTGGTGGTGGCAAAGGTGGCATTAATGCTTTAAACAATATGCGGACAGTCGGACGTAGCCTATATGCAAATGTGATCGCAAAACAACTTGTGTTAGATCCACCTAACTTTGATCGTGACAATGATACACTCACATCTTCTACAGATGTTCAGGTTGCTGGGTTACTAGCAGAATTAGAACTCTACGCAAATTTATATAAAAAAGTGTTAGCATAA
- a CDS encoding DUF3889 domain-containing protein: MKNTTYKHCLVAFLVSIFALAQLGSTAYAQPEDYKKWSRIAVDVVKLNYPDAQVSDYDYKGRKEISDTQAQDTFELQVKEENRTKNVNVYVTFNPKTNSVITVSLEEIR, from the coding sequence TTGAAAAACACTACATATAAACATTGTCTTGTTGCATTTTTAGTAAGTATTTTTGCCTTGGCACAATTAGGCTCTACTGCCTATGCGCAGCCTGAGGATTATAAAAAATGGAGCAGAATTGCTGTGGATGTCGTGAAATTAAATTACCCGGATGCACAGGTTAGTGACTATGATTATAAGGGTAGAAAAGAAATATCTGATACTCAAGCACAAGACACGTTTGAATTGCAGGTTAAAGAAGAGAACCGTACAAAAAACGTAAATGTTTATGTTACCTTTAATCCGAAGACGAACTCAGTAATTACTGTTTCTTTGGAAGAGATTCGATAG
- a CDS encoding D-alanyl-D-alanine carboxypeptidase family protein, with protein MKRSKYITILTVFLLLITLLPTKSHAIAAKGAILMEQHSGRVLYEKNAHAPLRIASITKIMTAILAIESGKLDDTVKVSNKAIHTEGSSLYLQPNEKMKLIDLTYGLMLRSGNDAAVAIAEHVGGSLDEFVDMMNKKAKEIGMKNTVFANPHGLDDHENHYSSAYDMALLTRYAMKNETYAKISGTKDYRPSSGEIARSWHNKNRLLTQFYEYCTGGKTGYTKRAKRTLVTTASKDDLDLIAVTINDGNDWNDHMALYNRAFEQYELVEIVKKDEQAQINDQYYKGNISTKDRFVYPMTAKEKEEVSLSIKLLHPKKVKKGHDLEDPVGKISVYIKDKSIGHVNLYLTDIPDDLEKGFWEKLKDKFK; from the coding sequence ATGAAACGTTCAAAGTACATTACAATACTCACTGTATTCCTCTTACTAATCACTTTACTTCCTACAAAGAGTCACGCTATTGCCGCAAAAGGTGCCATCTTAATGGAACAGCACTCAGGACGGGTTTTATATGAAAAAAATGCACATGCCCCACTAAGAATCGCAAGCATAACTAAAATAATGACAGCCATTCTAGCTATTGAGTCAGGTAAGCTGGATGACACTGTAAAGGTAAGCAATAAAGCCATACATACAGAAGGCTCCTCTCTTTATCTTCAACCTAATGAAAAAATGAAGTTAATCGATTTAACGTATGGACTTATGCTTCGTTCAGGAAACGATGCAGCAGTTGCTATCGCTGAACATGTTGGGGGAAGTTTAGACGAATTTGTGGATATGATGAACAAAAAAGCAAAGGAAATCGGTATGAAAAACACGGTTTTCGCAAATCCACACGGGCTTGATGATCATGAAAATCACTACTCATCTGCGTATGATATGGCTTTGTTAACTCGATATGCAATGAAGAATGAAACGTATGCAAAGATTTCAGGCACGAAAGATTATAGACCTTCTAGTGGTGAAATCGCTAGATCGTGGCATAACAAAAACCGTTTATTAACACAGTTTTATGAATATTGCACTGGTGGGAAAACAGGTTACACGAAGAGAGCTAAGCGAACACTTGTTACAACCGCTTCAAAAGATGACCTTGATTTAATTGCTGTTACGATTAACGACGGTAATGATTGGAACGACCATATGGCTCTTTACAATCGTGCTTTTGAGCAGTATGAGTTAGTTGAAATTGTAAAAAAAGATGAGCAGGCTCAAATTAATGATCAGTATTACAAAGGAAACATTAGTACAAAGGATAGATTTGTGTATCCAATGACTGCTAAGGAAAAGGAAGAAGTCTCACTCTCAATCAAACTGCTACATCCGAAAAAAGTTAAGAAAGGACATGACCTAGAAGATCCGGTCGGTAAGATTTCGGTTTATATTAAAGATAAATCAATAGGTCATGTAAATCTTTATTTAACGGATATACCAGACGACTTAGAAAAGGGATTCTGGGAGAAATTGAAGGATAAGTTTAAGTGA
- a CDS encoding MarR family winged helix-turn-helix transcriptional regulator produces the protein MNQNQPNLNDSSLSLKLFIVLARSNRTVADLVEQDIKTYGLNPTEFAVLELLFHKGDQPIQHIGKKVLLASGSITYVVDKLENKKLLQRVSCPKDRRVIYASITEEGKKLMEEIFPNHQAEVHKIFSGLTNEEKETMITLLKKVGLQENK, from the coding sequence ATGAATCAAAATCAACCAAATTTAAACGACTCTAGTCTTTCGTTAAAATTGTTTATAGTGTTAGCTCGTTCGAACAGAACGGTTGCAGACTTAGTCGAACAGGATATTAAAACATATGGATTAAACCCAACTGAGTTTGCAGTATTAGAATTGTTATTTCACAAGGGAGATCAACCCATTCAACATATTGGTAAAAAGGTATTACTTGCTAGCGGAAGCATCACGTATGTAGTTGATAAACTGGAGAACAAAAAACTACTACAACGTGTTTCTTGTCCAAAAGACCGCAGAGTTATTTATGCTTCCATCACCGAGGAAGGTAAAAAGCTAATGGAAGAAATTTTTCCTAATCACCAAGCAGAAGTCCATAAAATCTTCTCTGGGCTTACGAATGAAGAAAAAGAAACAATGATTACACTATTGAAAAAAGTAGGCTTACAGGAAAACAAGTAA
- a CDS encoding alpha/beta hydrolase, which translates to MKHIFEKGQDMNKPTLLLLHGTGGNENDLLPLAGMIDPTASILSVRGNVLENGMPRFFRRLAEGVFDEQDLIERTKELNSFLDDAATKYEFDRNNIVAIGYSNGANIAGSLLFHYSNSLKGAILHHPMVPLRGGELPKHNGTPVFISAGKNDPICPSTEATELQTLLENTGAEAKIHWENNGHQLTKTEVEAAAEWYKTKF; encoded by the coding sequence GTGAAGCATATTTTTGAAAAAGGCCAGGACATGAATAAACCAACATTATTATTACTACACGGAACAGGTGGTAATGAAAATGATTTACTACCTTTAGCTGGAATGATAGATCCTACTGCTTCTATATTAAGTGTAAGAGGAAATGTTCTAGAAAACGGCATGCCTCGATTTTTTCGAAGACTAGCTGAAGGTGTATTTGATGAGCAAGACCTAATTGAACGTACAAAGGAATTGAACTCTTTCTTAGATGACGCAGCTACTAAATATGAATTTGACCGAAATAACATTGTTGCTATCGGGTATTCAAATGGTGCGAATATAGCTGGTAGTTTACTTTTCCATTATAGTAATTCATTGAAAGGTGCAATATTACACCACCCTATGGTGCCACTAAGAGGGGGAGAGTTACCAAAGCATAATGGAACGCCAGTATTCATATCAGCAGGTAAAAATGACCCAATCTGTCCTTCCACCGAAGCAACTGAACTTCAAACCTTACTAGAAAATACAGGCGCAGAAGCCAAAATCCATTGGGAAAACAATGGCCACCAACTTACAAAAACAGAAGTTGAAGCAGCTGCAGAATGGTATAAAACAAAATTTTAA